One Salvia splendens isolate huo1 chromosome 22, SspV2, whole genome shotgun sequence DNA segment encodes these proteins:
- the LOC121786674 gene encoding WASH complex subunit 1-like: MDNAATYTALKAKLGISRSKEPASSSKTKIPPSSPTSPPPLPIQPPPSPLAQPSPPSPTFTPIQPVDYGGDASDEEGWREDYGQPFAIPSPINGGGSISIHEPHLTGGGEINDEEEEDLHPLFDHREAEKEEEPPRRQTRRMTMDRLLEEAETLKTCG; the protein is encoded by the coding sequence ATGGACAATGCGGCCACTTACACCGCACTTAAAGCTAAACTTGGGATTTCCCGGTCTAAAGAGCCTGCTTCATCTTCTAAAACAAAAATCCCACCTAGCTCTCCTACATCACCTCCACCTCTTCCCATCCAACCTCCACCATCGCCTTTAGCCCAACCTTCGCCTCCTTCCCCAACATTTACCCCTATCCAGCCTGTGGATTACGGCGGGGATGCCTCTGACGAGGAAGGCTGGAGGGAAGATTATGGGCAACCATTTGCTATCCCATCGCCAATAAACGGTGGCGGCTCCATTTCGATCCATGAGCCGCATTTGACTGGAGGCGGCGAAATCAAcgatgaagaagaggaggacCTCCACCCGTTGTTCGACCATAGGGAAGccgagaaggaggaggagcCACCACGCCGCCAGACGCGCCGTATGACAATGGACCGGCTCCTAGAGGAAGCTGAAACCCTGAAAACCTGCGGATAG